In Colletotrichum lupini chromosome 6, complete sequence, a single window of DNA contains:
- a CDS encoding phytase: MGLRYLACAAAISAVAMHPWLATAADVEANITALTGGELEADWTNMFYSKEKPLLLGNDGGAATGGFHAWDLNSDSPLSEVKSMITGRTKIITTVYNVTGKDYAVTIAMPDSIIRVYEMPGFKEIESAQVTMLGDWAAMCSWRTNSLNDYVFLFGKSVVVQYVVRPTKDSIELVEVQSIPVPTEFSGCAVVQSQAKMVVNADDDKDVYVFNLKESTIAPEITKLGEAAEDVTGIATYVSNSTGTDYLFVAQESSIAVYKYPFDLVGNIKLNGLEDIEVQGLSIYQGSSSKYPSGALGFAVEADNVAGFGVVSLDSALDDLGIEANTAYDPRNATGSRDRSPICDACSSNGYCQENALGCGCFAGFTGDKCERVQCTKDCSGHGECIGPQQCKCENGWGGLFCSAVLVEASYETDQNGGDGDDPAIWISPESADKSRIITTTKSTEGAGLGVFDLKGKLLQTLPAAEPNNVDMIYGFQAGNRTVDLAFAACRGDDTLCLFEMTSNGTLKDIPGGIQPVPEDYKVYGSCVYKSPTSGKQYLFVNEKSARYLQYELTSNSNA; the protein is encoded by the exons ATGGGCCTCAGATATCTCGCATGCGCCGCGGCAATATCCGCGGTCGCGATGCATCCCTGGCTAGCCACGGCCGCCGACGTCGAGGCCAATATCACAGCCCTGACTGGTGGCGAACTCGAAGCCGATTGGACAAACATGTTCTACTCCAAAGAGAAGCCTCTACTGCTAGGAAACGATGGAGGTGCTGCGACGGGAGGCTTTCACGCGTGGGATCTGAACAGCGATTCGCCACTGTCCGAGGTCAAGTCCATGATCACTGGCCGAACAAAGATCATCACGACAGTCTACAATGTCACGGGGAAAGACTATGCGGTTACTATTGCGATGCCGGACTCCATAATTCGCGTCTACGAGATGCCAGGATTCAAGGAAATCGAGTCAGCCCAAGTGACCATGCTTGGAGACTGGGCAGCCATGTGCTCGTGGCGAACCAACAGTCTGAACGACTACGTCTTTCTCTTCGGCAAGAGTGTGGTAGTGCAGTATGTGGTCCGCCCGACCAAGGACTCCATTGAACTGGTGGAG GTTCAAAGCATCCCAGTCCCAACAGAGTTCTCCGGCTGTGCTGTGGTACAATCACAGGCTAAAATGGTCGTTAATGCCGACGATGACAAGGATGTTTACGTCTTCAATCTCAAGGAATCGACCATTGCCCCAGAAATCACCAAGCTTGGCGAGGCTGCGGAAGATGTCACTGGTATTGCAACATATGTCTCAAATTCCACCGGCACTGACTACCTGTTTGTCGCTCAAGAAAGTAGCATTGCTGTCTACAAGTACCCATTCGATCTTGTCGGCAATATCAAGCTTAATGGCCTCGAGGATATCGAAGTCCAGGGCCTCAGTATCTATCAGGGCTCAAGTTCAAAGTACCCTAGCGGCGCTCTTGGCTTTGCTGTCGAAGCAGACAACGTCGCTGGATTTGGAGTGGTGTCATTGGATAGTGCTCTCGATGATCTCGGGATAGAAGCCAACACCGCGTATGATCCTCGGAACGCAACTGGATCCCGCGACCGTTCTCCGATCTGCGACGCCTGCTCGAGCAACGGCTACTGTCAAGAGAATGCTCTAGGATGTGGCTGCTTCGCTGGCTTCACCGGCGACAAGTGCGAACGGGTCCAGTGCACGAAGGATTGCTCTGGACATGGCGAGTGTATTGGGCCGCAACAGTGCAAATGCGAGAATGGATGGGGAGGACTGTTCTGCTCGGCTGTCTTAGTCGAGGCTTCCTACGAAACTGACCAAAATGGCGGCGACGGAGATGATCCCGCCATTTGGATCTCGCCGGAATCAGCCGATAAGTCCCGCATCATTACTACGACCAAGTCCACTGAGGGTGCCGGCTTGGGTGTTTTCGATCTGAAGGGCAAGCTGCTCCAAACCCTGCCGGCGGCGGAGCCCAACAACGTCGATATGATCTATGGCTTCCAGGCTGGGAACAGGACTGTCGATCTCGCTTTCGCTGCCTGCCGTGGCGACGATACGCTTTG TCTTTTCGAGATGACCTCGAATGGAACCCTGAAAGACATCCCCGGTGGCATTCAGCCTGTCCCGGAGGACTACAAGGTCTATGGTTCCTGCGTGTACAAGTCTCCCACCAGCGGCAAGCAATATCTCTTTGTTAACGAAAAGTCTGCTCGCTATTTACAATACGAGCTGACGTCCAACTCGAATG cctaa
- a CDS encoding cytochrome P450, with the protein MSDHSTGFTAQILNIRTLCSAFALVITLGVAYLFGTIIYNVFFHPLRVYPGPKLWAASRIPFTRATLSGQVHRKILALHQEYGPIVRVAPNELAYNSPDAWKDLHGHLKNGTGDHGRDPVATQDSRHGIIGANREDHSRFRRALSHGFSAQSMLEQEPIVKKYVDLLFQRLHEKCAGGAEALNMVAWYNWTTFDVIGDLAFGEPFHCLDDSGYHPWVKLIFDGIKGNSFKNCMRRFPPIEKLLIHLIPADLRNKRDQHIALTKEKVSKRLAMETDRPDFMDSMLRTKGPQKLTFEELKSNSSVLIIAGSETTATALSAITYYLCTNRQALDKLTYEVRTAFSSEEEIEMVSAQQLQYMQAVMNEGLRMYPPVPTGIVRRVTDDGGVFLGQYVPSGTLVQVWHWPAFHSPENFTLPDSFIPERWLDDARFSGDKKEAFQPFSVGPRNCIGRNLAYAEMPLILARMIWNFDMKLSEESRGWDDKSQVYLLWEKGPVNVYLTPREKA; encoded by the exons ATGTCGGACCACAGTACTGGCTTCACAGCCCAAATCCTCAATATCCGTACCCTCTGTTCAGCCTTTGCTTTAGTTATTACTCTG GGCGTCGCTTACCTTTTCGGGACCATCATCTACAACGTCTTCTTCCACCCCCTTCGCGTATACCCCGGACCAAAGCTCTGGGCAGCCTCGCGCATCCCCTTCACTCGCGCCACCCTCTCTGGCCAGGTCCACCGCAAGATCTTGGCGCTGCACCAGGAATACGGACCCATTGTCCGCGTCGCTCCCAACGAGCTCGCATACAACTCTCCTGACGCCTGGAAGGATCTCCACGGACACCTCAAGAACGGCACCGGCGACCACGGACGAGATCCCGTCGCGACCCAGGATAGCAGGCATGGCATCATCGGCGCCAACCGCGAAGACCACTCGCGGTTCCGACGGGCCCTGTCGCATGGCTTCTCCGCGCAGTCTATGCTGGAGCAGGAACCCATTGTCAAGAAATACGTGGATCTTCTCTTCCAGCGACTTCATGAAAAGTGCGCTGGCGGTGCCGAGGCTCTGAACATGGTCGCGTGGTACAACTGGACGACTTTTGATGTCATCGGGGACTTGGCTTTTGGCGAGCCGTTTCACTGCTTGGATGACTCTGGGTACCATCCCTGGGTGAAGCTCATCTTTGACGGGATCAAGGGCAACTCTTTCAAGAACTGCATGCGACGATTCCCGCCGATCGAAAAGCTCTTGATACACCTTATCCCGGCTGACCTCCGCAATAAGCGAGATCAGCACATTGCACTCACTAAGGAGAAGGTTTCCAAGAGACTTGCCATGGAGACCGACCGACCAGACTTTATGGACTCTATGCTGCGCACAAAGGGGCCACAG AAACTCACCTTTGAAGAACTCAAATCGAATTCCTCGGTCCTGATCATCGCCGGCTCGGAAACTACCGCAACAGCTCTGTCGGCAATCACCTACTACCTCTGCACAAACCGCCAGGCTCTTGACAAGCTCACCTACGAGGTTCGAACAGCCTTCTCCTCCGAGGAGGAGATCGAGATGGTCAGCGCGCAGCAGCTCCAGTACATGCAGGCAGTCATGAACGAAGGTCTTCGAATGTACCCTCCCGTCCCTACAGGAATCGTCCGCAGAGTTACCGACGATGGCGGCGTATTCTTGGGTCAATACGTGCCCAGCGGG ACGCTGGTCCAGGTCTGGCACTGGCCTGCCTTCCACAGCCCGGAGAACTTCACCCTTCCTGACTCCTTTATCCCCGAACGTTGGCTCGATGATGCTCGCTTCTCTGGCGACAAGAAGGAAGCGTTCCAACCGTTCTCGGTCGGCCCTAGAAACTGCATTGGCAGAAA CTTGGCTTACGCAGAAATGCCTCTCATTCTTGCGAGAATGATCTGGAACTTCGACATGAAGCTATCGGAGGAAAGTAGAGGCTGGGACGACAAGAGCCAAGTCTATCTTCTTTGGGAAAAGGGCCCTGTCAATGTTTATCTCACCCCCAGAGAAAAGGCTTGA
- a CDS encoding prolyl 4-hydroxylase yields the protein MAKSKAAKKRKQNAQEELPRKAPKTAATTVTPPDSDDNTASNLEPKSLQTVISDEELDIAIDTLNTLAKYPNLIKSKQCRDLRVAVYDFRQNCASGVNNAPGTNLGLTARITGALTDEKYDDARILLSEMRIRGQEPKLGALCRWVRDLDVISGLSTLPEGEGDGVTLQRTERDKQRLLVLDAVLRACGHSDSNSKAMPLPLSSTPGIALQDTWDLRPTTPSLQVYASVLDKTIFESAPANLAASLRVIERTRGPLRKPPNHHDALLYTTAPNTIPLVDERSPVTAHAHPVVPGLSLLKDVLSVDECKAIITAGETVNFLPDAPLREDGDISILAHNFYWVVDTAFHDALWSRVSSFVPQSVDRRKVRGLNRRFRVYRYVPGAEYRAHIDGAWPPSGILPDDTYVYDASPEDKKQSSLFTFLIYLNDEFEGGETTYFLPAAREGTLNAYPVRPVMGGVAVFPHGDAKGAPLHEGTGVRKGAKYVIRTEVEYDVKPTEEA from the exons ATGGCGAAATCAAAGGCCGCGAAGAAGCGCAAGCAAAACGCGCAGGAGGAGCTTCCGCGAAAAGCTCCCAAGACCGCAGCGACAACAGTTACGCCACCTGACAGCGATGACAATACCGCCTCAAACCTCGAGCCCAAGAGCCTCCAGACGGTCATATCGGACGAGGAACTCGACATCGCCATTGACACGTTGAATACACTCGCCAAATACCCGAATCTTATCAAATCGAAGCAATGCCGAGATCTTCGCGTTGCCGTCTATGATTTCCGTCAGAATTGCGCCAGTGGTGTCAACAATGCCC CCGGTACAAATCTTGGACTTACGGCACGAATCACCGGCGCGCTCACCGACGAGAAATACGATGATGCCAGAATACTGCTATCCGAAATGAGAATCCGTGGCCAGGAACCGAAGCTAGGAGCACTGTGTCGCTGGGTACGAGACCTAGACGTCATTAGCGGCCTATCCACATTGCCTGAAGGGGAGGGAGACGGCGTCACCCTACAGAGGACCGAAAGGGACAAGCAGCGACTCTTGGTTCTTGATGCCGTCTTACGAGCTTGTGGGCACTCCGACAGCAATTCCAAGGCCATGCCTTTGCCGCTCTCTTCTACACCCGGAATCGCCCTGCAGGACACCTGGGATCTCCGTCCCACCACGCCATCCCTTCAGGTATACGCCTCTGTACTTGACAAGACAATCTTTGAATCAGCGCCGGCGAATTTGGCAGCGTCTCTTCGCGTCATCGAACGAACCCGCGGCCCGCTTCGGAAGCCACCCAACCACCACGACGCACTCCTTTACACGACCGCCCCAAACACGATACCCCTCGTCGACGAACGGTCACCAGTAACAGCACACGCACACCCTGTCGTGCCAGGGCTCAGCCTCCTGAAAGACGTTCTCTCCGTAGACGAATGCAAAGCAATCATAACCGCCGGCGAAACTGTCAACTTCCTCCCCGATGCCCCTCTTCGTGAGGATGGGGACATTAGCATTCTTGCGCACAACTTCTACTGGGTCGTTGATACAGCCTTCCACGATGCGCTTTGGTCCAGAGTCTCGTCCTTTGTTCCCCAGTCAGTCGACAGACGAAAGGTGCGCGGCCTCAACCGGCGGTTCCGCGTGTACCGCTACGTCCCCGGAGCCGAGTACCGCGCGCACATTGACGGTGCCTGGCCGCCTTCTGGTATTCTTCCAGACGACACATATGTCTACGATGCATCGCCCGAAGACAAGAAGCAGAGCTCCCTGTTCACGTTCCTAATCTATTTGAACGACGAATTTGAGGGCGGCGAAACTACTTACTTCCTTCCAGCGGCGCGGGAAGGCACGCTAAATGCGTACCCGGTGCGACCGGTCATGGGCGGAGTTGCCGTCTTCCCGCATGGAGATGCAAAGGGTGCACCTCTTCACGAGGGTACTGGTGTAAGAAAGGGTGCCAAGTACGTGATTAGGACGGAAGTCGAGTACGACGTTAAGCCAACGGAGGAGGCATGA